The following proteins are co-located in the Oligoflexia bacterium genome:
- a CDS encoding MraY family glycosyltransferase, which yields MAAHRFMALSHIDARRRSTSRTPLLGGIAIVIASAASMSLSQSSLGFHLLLVSIPVLLIGIIDDFKELSARPKFFVQVLAASLWVTTIPRGDLLLEQIGLPPSIAMLLSAAWIIGIINAINFIDGMDGLVAGTLTIVFIMLAILFNGNREMSIAMIIFAGTSLGFLFFNYPPAKIYLGDSGSGLFGFVLGSATTILQPSLNGSYAVLVPMLLLAYPQIDAVLAIMRRLINQRPIFKGDHSHLHHKLQKIGFTVPQSPFIIYSVVMYCAIGAYTINSLPIFPALLVLAITTGGLIGALALVFLWDKILGSRIALYNHSVINQQLSLQNKRTGTLRSFPGLLINLAKISSEFQRFTPTMTHKFAADFSALVKQHFPEGLFKSVNNNGIIIYFEQPLEITESFLNEFKSALKTMFREYQVLESEEETLSDTVVCLSNNITRGTGELDEVAKLPVKRAA from the coding sequence GCAAGTATGAGTTTGTCGCAATCATCCCTTGGTTTTCACCTACTTTTAGTAAGCATCCCCGTACTTCTCATTGGCATCATAGATGACTTTAAAGAACTCTCAGCACGCCCTAAGTTTTTTGTACAAGTTTTAGCAGCTTCACTTTGGGTAACAACAATACCCAGAGGTGATTTGTTACTTGAACAAATAGGTCTTCCCCCATCAATTGCAATGTTGCTCTCAGCAGCTTGGATCATTGGAATTATTAACGCCATTAACTTCATTGATGGAATGGATGGCCTTGTTGCTGGAACTTTAACAATTGTTTTTATAATGCTGGCGATTCTCTTTAACGGAAATAGAGAGATGTCTATTGCCATGATTATTTTCGCAGGAACTTCACTTGGCTTTTTGTTTTTCAATTATCCGCCAGCAAAAATTTATCTTGGTGATAGCGGCAGCGGACTATTTGGTTTTGTTCTTGGAAGTGCCACAACGATTTTACAACCAAGCCTCAATGGTTCTTATGCCGTTTTGGTTCCGATGCTTTTATTAGCTTACCCACAGATTGATGCTGTTTTAGCAATAATGCGTAGACTCATCAATCAAAGGCCCATCTTTAAGGGCGATCATAGTCATCTTCATCACAAGCTCCAAAAAATTGGGTTTACAGTTCCTCAGTCGCCTTTCATCATCTACTCAGTTGTTATGTATTGTGCGATTGGTGCATATACCATTAACTCACTACCAATATTTCCAGCACTTCTAGTACTTGCAATAACTACCGGTGGATTAATTGGAGCACTTGCTTTAGTGTTTCTATGGGATAAAATTCTTGGTAGTCGCATCGCCCTTTATAATCACTCTGTAATTAATCAACAACTCTCACTTCAAAATAAAAGAACGGGAACGCTTAGATCGTTTCCAGGATTACTCATAAATTTAGCAAAAATTAGTAGTGAATTTCAGCGCTTCACCCCAACCATGACTCATAAATTTGCTGCAGATTTTTCAGCATTAGTGAAACAACATTTTCCAGAAGGATTATTTAAATCTGTAAATAACAATGGGATCATCATTTATTTTGAGCAACCTTTAGAAATAACTGAATCTTTTTTAAATGAATTTAAGAGTGCTCTAAAAACAATGTTTCGAGAATATCAAGTACTTGAGAGCGAAGAAGAAACTCTCAGTGATACAGTTGTATGCTTATCAAATAATATCACACGAGGAACTGGCGAATTAGATGAAGTTGCCAAGCTTCCAGTTAAGCGAGCTGCATAA